A single region of the Caballeronia insecticola genome encodes:
- a CDS encoding BON domain-containing protein — MNQRTVCRLAAGALMVLASLGAYAQGGEASAVPAQPYASDAKAAKAADRALQKSVVRALSKTKGLRATAITVRVRSGAVTLEGTVPEQAQMGLATQAAEGVEGVTSVRNALTLSTL; from the coding sequence ATGAATCAACGGACGGTTTGCAGACTGGCGGCCGGGGCGCTGATGGTTCTTGCGTCACTCGGCGCATACGCACAAGGCGGGGAGGCGTCGGCGGTGCCGGCGCAGCCGTATGCGTCGGATGCCAAGGCTGCCAAAGCCGCCGACCGTGCGCTGCAGAAAAGCGTGGTCCGCGCACTGAGCAAGACGAAAGGGCTCAGGGCGACCGCGATCACGGTGCGCGTGCGCAGCGGCGCGGTGACGCTCGAAGGAACGGTGCCCGAACAGGCGCAGATGGGGCTCGCGACTCAGGCGGCGGAGGGCGTCGAAGGCGTGACGTCGGTGAGGAATGCGTTGACGTTGTCGACGTTGTAA
- a CDS encoding aldehyde dehydrogenase family protein, with amino-acid sequence MKTLNTFYIAGQWVAPSAGGSHMDIVDPATETLTGQLSMGTARDADRAVAAARAAFPAWSESSRATRIELLERIIECYRARLDDIAEAVRMEIGAPITLCKHLQAAIGLAQLQAAVETLRHFEFETDHGKSTVRREAVGVAALITPWNWPLNQIAAKVAPALAAGCTVVLKPSEIAPLDAVIFAEIMHEAGTPPGVFNMIFGDGRVVGARLSSHPDVDMVSITGSTRAGVEVAISAAPTVKRVAQELGGKSPLLILDDADLKASVTSGVAQCMVNSGQTCVAPTRMLVPRERYDEAIAIAAAVANGIVVGDPADPATKMGPISNRGQYEKVQQMIRIGMEEGARVVAGGPGRPEGLTRGFYARPTVFADVRNDMKIAREEIFGPVLVLIPYDDEEQAIAIANDTPYGLAAYVATSDVARARRVAARLRAGSVRINGAMLDITVPFGGYKTSGNGREYGREGLMEFLECKSVTV; translated from the coding sequence ATGAAAACACTGAACACCTTCTACATCGCCGGCCAATGGGTCGCGCCGTCCGCGGGCGGCTCGCATATGGACATCGTCGATCCGGCCACCGAGACGCTGACCGGACAACTGTCGATGGGCACCGCGCGCGACGCGGATCGTGCCGTCGCCGCCGCGCGGGCCGCCTTTCCGGCGTGGTCGGAATCGAGCCGCGCAACGCGGATCGAACTGCTCGAACGCATCATCGAATGCTATCGCGCACGGCTCGACGACATTGCCGAAGCGGTGCGCATGGAGATCGGCGCGCCCATCACGCTGTGCAAGCATCTTCAGGCCGCGATCGGACTCGCGCAGCTTCAGGCCGCCGTGGAAACGCTGCGCCACTTCGAGTTCGAAACCGATCATGGCAAGAGCACTGTGCGGCGCGAGGCGGTGGGCGTCGCGGCATTGATCACGCCGTGGAACTGGCCGCTGAATCAGATCGCGGCGAAGGTCGCGCCGGCGCTGGCCGCAGGTTGCACGGTCGTGTTGAAGCCTTCCGAGATCGCGCCGCTGGACGCCGTCATCTTCGCGGAAATCATGCACGAAGCAGGCACGCCGCCCGGCGTGTTCAACATGATCTTCGGCGACGGGCGAGTGGTCGGCGCAAGGTTGTCGTCGCATCCCGATGTGGACATGGTGTCGATTACCGGATCGACGCGCGCCGGCGTCGAAGTGGCGATCAGCGCCGCGCCCACGGTCAAGCGCGTGGCGCAGGAACTCGGCGGCAAATCCCCGCTCCTGATTCTCGACGACGCCGACCTGAAAGCATCGGTGACGAGCGGCGTCGCGCAATGCATGGTCAACTCCGGCCAGACCTGTGTCGCACCGACGCGCATGCTGGTGCCGCGCGAACGCTACGACGAAGCCATCGCGATTGCGGCGGCGGTGGCCAATGGCATCGTCGTCGGCGACCCGGCGGACCCTGCCACGAAAATGGGTCCCATCTCGAATCGCGGCCAGTACGAGAAGGTGCAGCAGATGATCCGCATCGGCATGGAGGAAGGCGCGCGCGTGGTCGCGGGCGGTCCGGGCCGGCCCGAAGGACTGACGCGCGGCTTCTACGCGCGTCCCACCGTTTTCGCGGATGTCCGTAACGACATGAAGATCGCACGCGAGGAGATCTTCGGGCCGGTGCTCGTGCTGATTCCATACGACGACGAAGAACAGGCCATCGCGATAGCCAACGACACGCCGTATGGTCTCGCCGCCTATGTCGCCACGAGCGATGTCGCGCGCGCACGCCGCGTCGCTGCGCGTCTGCGTGCCGGGTCGGTGCGCATCAACGGTGCGATGCTGGACATCACGGTTCCGTTCGGCGGCTACAAGACGTCCGGCAACGGGCGCGAGTACGGTCGCGAAGGGCTGATGGAGTTTCTCGAGTGCAAATCGGTCACGGTTTGA
- a CDS encoding porin, whose protein sequence is MRLISRGVCGATLILAAGGAAAQSSVTLYGVADTFVQYLSNGGTHSYSVRSGGSTGSLFGLKGTEDLGNGLKAVFDVENGYNINNGAFFADSTAMFYRQSWVGIKHDTYGSLTFGRQYQPSFWAVYFTDPFRGNEVMSPLAAADLASATDRSTLATQYVSGRTSNSIVYQSPDLKGVHLFAMYALPATVTQPVPVRSGAMLDLAANYSGYGFYAGLGYQYQHGAQETAPLVASAPGLLTTFDLMGTEHFTGALAYRVGIVNFQFNYSYNRPKDTPPGAVVVITPTVQVPLASLVHSSSIMELGATIQATPEDVIEIAGVERDVRGVHDNTLGIEVGVDHSLSKRTSLYMRAGYLKNNGTANMSWPGVTAVASGSKQILAALGMTHRF, encoded by the coding sequence ATGCGTTTGATCAGTCGCGGTGTCTGTGGGGCTACGTTGATATTGGCTGCCGGGGGAGCGGCGGCGCAGTCGAGCGTGACGCTGTACGGCGTAGCGGACACGTTCGTTCAGTACCTGAGTAACGGAGGAACGCACTCGTATTCCGTACGAAGCGGCGGGTCCACCGGCTCGCTGTTCGGCCTGAAGGGCACCGAAGATCTCGGCAACGGGCTCAAGGCGGTATTCGATGTCGAGAACGGCTACAACATCAATAACGGCGCGTTCTTTGCCGACTCGACGGCGATGTTCTACCGCCAGTCGTGGGTGGGAATCAAGCACGATACCTATGGATCGCTCACGTTCGGACGTCAGTATCAGCCGAGCTTCTGGGCCGTGTATTTCACCGATCCTTTCCGCGGCAATGAAGTGATGTCGCCGCTGGCGGCAGCCGACCTCGCGAGCGCGACGGATCGCTCCACGCTCGCTACGCAATATGTGTCCGGGCGGACCAGTAACTCGATCGTGTACCAGTCGCCTGATCTGAAGGGCGTGCATCTCTTCGCCATGTACGCGCTGCCAGCCACCGTGACGCAACCCGTGCCGGTTCGTTCCGGCGCGATGCTCGACCTGGCGGCGAACTACTCGGGTTATGGCTTCTACGCGGGCCTCGGCTATCAGTATCAGCACGGCGCGCAGGAAACGGCGCCGCTCGTGGCAAGCGCGCCGGGCTTGCTGACCACCTTCGATCTGATGGGCACGGAGCATTTCACAGGCGCGCTGGCTTACCGTGTGGGCATCGTGAACTTCCAGTTCAATTACTCGTATAACCGGCCGAAGGATACGCCGCCGGGCGCGGTGGTCGTCATCACGCCAACGGTTCAGGTGCCGCTTGCCTCGCTGGTGCACTCGTCCAGCATCATGGAACTGGGCGCGACGATTCAGGCCACGCCGGAAGACGTAATCGAGATCGCCGGCGTCGAGCGGGACGTGCGCGGCGTGCACGACAACACGCTCGGTATCGAAGTGGGCGTCGATCATAGTCTGTCTAAACGCACGAGCCTCTATATGCGAGCCGGGTATCTGAAGAACAACGGCACCGCGAATATGAGCTGGCCCGGCGTCACGGCGGTGGCGAGCGGTTCGAAGCAGATTCTCGCTGCGCTCGGCATGACGCATCGTTTCTGA
- a CDS encoding MFS transporter produces the protein MTASPDFQAKSAWTMTLLLTGLALINFLDKIVLGLVAVPLTAELKLSPEKFGVVAGSFFWLFSLSTVLVGFLSNRFQTRWLLLAMGLSWAVLQLPQAWATSALGLLVCRVILGAAEGPAFPVSVHALYKWFPDRKRNLPVAIINQGAACGMLLAGLLIPLVTREWGWRMNFFLLGAIGAVWSVLWACFGREGTLGARQAAPVANLQTPRLPYRKILTDRSVLSVFALGFTAYWTLGLSLTWIPMYFEKGLGFSGVDAGRCFAVVVATTTPVNVGLSWLSQLMLGRGVSTRRARVHLLCVSAVGGALAFIALMLLQMPPLQKVALLAIACALPTLSFSLAPALLAQMVPDSQRGALVAIHTALASLGAAFAPAVMGRIVQVYGSSNSHAYELGFTVSAVLLIVAALAALRWLHPDRSHRALNQFQTRAAA, from the coding sequence ATGACCGCTTCACCCGATTTCCAGGCGAAGTCCGCCTGGACGATGACCCTTCTGCTGACCGGGCTCGCCCTCATCAATTTCCTGGACAAGATCGTGCTCGGTCTCGTCGCGGTGCCATTGACCGCCGAACTGAAGCTGTCGCCGGAAAAGTTCGGCGTCGTCGCCGGCAGCTTCTTCTGGTTGTTTTCTCTTTCGACGGTCCTCGTCGGCTTTCTCTCGAACCGCTTTCAGACGCGCTGGCTGCTGCTTGCGATGGGCCTGAGCTGGGCCGTGCTCCAGTTGCCGCAGGCCTGGGCGACGAGCGCACTCGGGCTGCTCGTCTGCCGCGTCATTCTGGGCGCCGCCGAAGGGCCCGCGTTTCCCGTCTCCGTGCATGCGCTCTACAAGTGGTTTCCCGACCGCAAGCGCAATCTGCCCGTGGCCATCATCAATCAGGGCGCGGCGTGCGGCATGCTGCTCGCCGGGCTGCTGATTCCGCTCGTCACGCGAGAGTGGGGATGGCGCATGAACTTCTTTCTGCTCGGTGCGATCGGCGCGGTGTGGAGCGTGCTGTGGGCGTGCTTCGGACGCGAAGGAACGCTCGGCGCACGGCAGGCCGCACCGGTCGCGAACCTCCAGACGCCGCGCTTGCCCTACCGAAAAATCCTCACCGACCGTTCGGTCCTCTCGGTCTTCGCGCTCGGCTTCACGGCTTACTGGACGCTGGGCCTTAGCCTGACGTGGATACCCATGTACTTCGAAAAAGGACTCGGCTTCAGCGGCGTGGACGCGGGTCGCTGCTTCGCGGTCGTGGTCGCGACCACGACGCCGGTCAACGTCGGTCTGAGCTGGCTGTCGCAGTTGATGCTCGGACGCGGCGTGAGCACACGCAGGGCGCGGGTTCATCTGCTGTGTGTGTCGGCGGTGGGCGGGGCGTTGGCGTTCATCGCGCTGATGCTGCTCCAGATGCCGCCGTTGCAAAAAGTGGCGCTACTGGCGATTGCATGCGCGCTGCCGACGTTGAGCTTCTCGCTGGCTCCCGCGCTGCTCGCTCAAATGGTCCCGGACAGCCAGCGCGGAGCGCTCGTCGCTATTCACACGGCGCTCGCCAGTCTCGGCGCCGCGTTCGCGCCCGCCGTGATGGGCCGGATCGTTCAGGTCTACGGCAGCAGCAACAGCCATGCATATGAACTCGGCTTCACCGTCAGTGCGGTGCTGCTGATCGTGGCCGCACTCGCCGCGCTGCGGTGGCTTCATCCGGATCGTTCCCACCGCGCGCTCAATCAATTTCAGACGCGCGCCGCAGCCTGA
- a CDS encoding TauD/TfdA dioxygenase family protein translates to MQATMIAPDSNVMQPHSDAWPFAVERQTPTIGAEIGGIDLRDPLDDETYAALRRALLKYKVLFFRDQDISPAQHVALARRFGELEIHPAFPHHPEHPELVILGRNDTKRGRENLYHSDVSWREIPSMGSMLRCVHCPEVGGDTIWINMAAAYDALPGDVKARIDGLNAVHDFLPLFGIAVPEDQHAAMRAKYPPVEHPVVRVHPETGEKILFVNEAFTTHLSNYGRLTAQEYRIGFDYKLAEMELLQYLFRQAQAPEYQVRLKWRPNTIAFWDNRACQHYAVQDYYPAPRHMMRATVIGDRPVAG, encoded by the coding sequence ATGCAAGCAACAATGATCGCCCCCGATTCAAACGTGATGCAGCCGCATTCCGACGCGTGGCCATTCGCCGTCGAGCGTCAGACGCCGACGATCGGTGCGGAGATTGGCGGCATCGACCTGCGCGATCCTCTGGATGACGAAACTTACGCCGCGCTGCGTCGCGCCTTGCTGAAGTACAAGGTGCTGTTCTTCCGCGATCAGGACATCAGTCCGGCGCAGCATGTCGCGCTTGCCAGGCGGTTCGGCGAGCTGGAGATTCACCCTGCGTTTCCGCATCATCCCGAGCATCCGGAACTTGTGATCCTCGGTCGCAACGACACGAAACGCGGCCGCGAAAACCTGTACCACTCGGACGTATCGTGGCGCGAAATTCCGTCGATGGGCTCCATGCTGCGATGCGTGCACTGCCCGGAAGTCGGCGGCGACACCATCTGGATCAACATGGCGGCGGCCTACGACGCCCTGCCCGGCGACGTGAAAGCGCGTATCGACGGCCTCAATGCCGTCCACGACTTTTTGCCGCTCTTCGGCATTGCCGTCCCGGAAGACCAGCATGCCGCGATGCGCGCGAAGTACCCGCCCGTCGAACATCCGGTCGTGCGCGTGCACCCCGAAACCGGCGAGAAGATTCTCTTCGTCAACGAGGCGTTCACGACGCATCTTTCGAACTATGGCCGTCTGACCGCGCAGGAATATCGCATCGGCTTCGACTACAAGCTTGCCGAAATGGAACTGCTGCAGTACCTGTTCCGTCAGGCGCAGGCGCCGGAATATCAGGTTCGCCTCAAGTGGCGTCCGAATACGATCGCGTTCTGGGACAACCGCGCGTGCCAGCACTACGCAGTGCAGGACTACTATCCGGCGCCGCGTCACATGATGCGGGCGACGGTGATCGGCGATCGCCCGGTCGCGGGTTGA
- a CDS encoding DUF2889 domain-containing protein: MPVISSNPSARRLIHTRHIECMGFERSDGLFDIEGRMRDTKAADADLLFKTVPAGMPIHDMRIVVTIDAKLVIRQIVAHTDASPSRFCTEINHAYRSLEGLSIGAGFMKEVRSRLSGSKGCTHLTELLGPIATTAFQTLIGMRRAVAPPNGADEGERAVQAHPMIDTCHAWRAGGEVVKFVLQSKQEPTRDKTHATDAAPLPERS, from the coding sequence ATGCCAGTCATCTCATCGAATCCTTCGGCGCGCAGGCTCATCCATACGCGTCATATCGAATGCATGGGCTTCGAACGAAGCGACGGTCTGTTCGACATCGAAGGCCGCATGCGCGACACGAAGGCCGCCGACGCCGACCTGCTCTTCAAGACCGTGCCCGCCGGAATGCCGATTCACGACATGCGCATCGTGGTCACGATCGATGCGAAGCTCGTGATCCGGCAAATCGTCGCGCACACCGACGCTTCGCCGAGCCGCTTCTGCACGGAAATCAATCACGCGTATCGCAGCCTCGAAGGGCTGAGTATCGGCGCGGGCTTCATGAAGGAGGTCAGGAGCCGCTTGAGCGGGTCGAAAGGCTGCACGCATCTGACCGAGTTGCTCGGTCCCATCGCGACAACGGCCTTCCAGACCTTGATCGGCATGCGCCGCGCGGTCGCCCCGCCGAACGGCGCCGATGAAGGAGAACGCGCCGTTCAGGCCCATCCGATGATCGACACCTGCCACGCCTGGCGCGCGGGCGGCGAGGTCGTGAAATTCGTGCTGCAGAGCAAACAGGAACCGACGCGAGACAAGACACACGCGACGGACGCGGCCCCCTTGCCGGAGCGCTCCTGA
- a CDS encoding GMC family oxidoreductase, translated as MTRTGNNARNTRIAAEYDYIVVGAGSAGCALAARLAEDASVTVALLEAGPHDHHMSVWMPIGLASTVQKPGPRNYAYYTERQSGLDGRPSFQPRGRGLGGSSSINGMVYIRGHRNDYDDWARLGCTGWSYDDVLPYFRRSECNQRHTGRSDDPWHGGDGPLHVSDLRTPNPFSHRFVNAALQAGLPLNTDFNGEEQEGAGLYQVTQYNGERWNAARAYLHGGNAKDADLNGGRANLAVLPDTQVLRVIIEDKRARGVSIVRAGAAQTLRARREVVLSCGAFNSPQLLMASGIGPGEHLRSHGIDVVQDLRGVGENLQDHLDVIVNKQVKSNDLFGYSAGGFLRLASAMLRYRRHRTGMVSSNFAEAGAFVKSRPDLAIPDLQLAFVLALLGNQSVAKRRALGHGYSCHAYILRPQSRGHVRLRSADMRDAPSIDPRFLSAESDMDALVSGVRIVRRIFAQPALAEAGGKELLTDDFGPDDSNEDAIRAFVRSRADSVFHPVGTCKMGIDDMAVVDPSLRVHGIEGLRVADASIMPTLIGGNTNAPAIMIGEKAADLMRVANR; from the coding sequence ATGACCCGAACTGGCAACAACGCCCGCAACACAAGGATCGCAGCGGAGTACGACTACATCGTCGTGGGTGCGGGATCGGCCGGCTGCGCGCTGGCCGCCAGGCTCGCCGAGGACGCATCGGTCACGGTCGCGCTGCTCGAAGCAGGACCGCACGACCACCACATGAGCGTGTGGATGCCGATCGGTCTTGCATCGACCGTGCAGAAGCCCGGCCCGCGCAACTACGCCTATTACACGGAACGCCAGAGCGGTCTCGACGGACGCCCCTCTTTTCAGCCGCGCGGACGCGGACTGGGCGGCAGTTCATCGATCAACGGCATGGTCTACATTCGCGGACATCGCAACGACTATGACGACTGGGCCAGGCTCGGCTGCACCGGCTGGAGCTATGACGACGTGCTGCCCTACTTCCGCCGCAGCGAATGCAATCAGCGTCATACCGGACGCAGCGACGACCCCTGGCACGGCGGCGACGGCCCGCTGCACGTGAGCGACTTGCGCACGCCGAACCCGTTCTCCCATCGTTTTGTGAACGCGGCGCTGCAAGCGGGTCTGCCGTTGAACACCGACTTCAACGGCGAAGAGCAGGAAGGCGCGGGGCTCTACCAGGTCACGCAATATAACGGCGAGCGCTGGAATGCCGCGCGCGCCTATCTGCATGGCGGCAACGCAAAAGACGCGGACCTGAACGGCGGCCGCGCCAATCTGGCCGTGCTCCCGGACACGCAGGTATTGCGCGTGATCATCGAGGACAAACGGGCGCGCGGCGTCAGCATCGTGCGGGCGGGTGCCGCGCAAACCCTGCGGGCGCGACGCGAAGTCGTGCTCAGTTGCGGCGCGTTCAACTCGCCGCAACTGCTGATGGCGTCAGGCATTGGCCCAGGCGAACATCTGCGCAGCCACGGTATCGACGTCGTGCAGGATCTGCGCGGAGTCGGCGAGAACTTGCAGGATCACCTCGACGTGATCGTCAACAAGCAGGTCAAGTCGAACGATCTCTTCGGCTATTCGGCCGGCGGCTTCCTTCGCCTGGCCTCCGCGATGTTGCGTTACCGGCGTCACCGCACAGGCATGGTCAGCTCTAACTTTGCGGAAGCGGGCGCGTTCGTGAAGAGTCGTCCCGATCTGGCGATTCCGGACCTCCAGCTGGCTTTCGTTCTCGCGCTGCTGGGCAACCAGAGCGTGGCGAAACGCCGCGCGCTCGGGCACGGCTATTCCTGTCACGCTTATATCCTGCGTCCGCAGAGCCGCGGTCACGTGCGTCTGCGCAGCGCGGACATGCGCGATGCGCCGTCGATCGATCCGCGCTTTCTGTCGGCGGAGTCGGATATGGACGCGCTGGTCTCGGGCGTCCGGATCGTGCGGCGAATCTTTGCGCAGCCCGCGCTCGCCGAAGCAGGCGGAAAGGAATTGCTCACCGACGATTTCGGACCGGACGATTCGAACGAGGACGCCATCCGCGCATTCGTGCGCTCGCGTGCCGACAGCGTTTTTCATCCGGTCGGCACCTGCAAGATGGGGATCGACGACATGGCCGTGGTCGATCCGAGCCTGCGCGTCCACGGCATCGAGGGCCTGCGCGTGGCGGACGCATCGATCATGCCGACGCTGATCGGCGGCAACACCAACGCGCCTGCCATCATGATCGGCGAGAAAGCCGCCGACCTGATGCGCGTCGCGAATCGTTAG
- a CDS encoding electron transfer flavoprotein-ubiquinone oxidoreductase has protein sequence MQYDVVIVGGGPAGLSAAIRLKQLAAERDVELSVCVLEKGSEIGAHILSGAVMDPRALTELIPDWKEKGAPLTVAVTEDRFLFLSETSSKRVPTWALPDNFRNHGNYVVSLAQVTRWLGQQAEALGVEIFAGFPAAEVLYNDDGSVKGVATGNLGVGKDGRPSENFEAGMELHAKYTLFCEGARGHLGRRLNERFKLRDGVDPQVYGIGIKEVWEIDPAMHEPGLVIHTAGWPLDNDTYGGSFLYHMDQNQVVVGFVVGLGYTNPYLSPFDEFQRYKTHPAIRAMLAGGKRLSYGARAITAGGLMSLPKLVFPGGALVGDNAGFLNASRIKGSHAAIKTGMLAAQAAFDALQAGRVADELTAYPESFRTSWLHDELYRARNFKQWMSKGLVVGTLMVGIEQKLLRGNVPWTLHHRHSDHEMLRPASQCKPIEYAKPDGKLTFDRLSSVFISNTNHEENQPAHLTLIDSTVPMNVNRQLYAGPESRYCPAGVYEFMKNDDGSERLVINAQNCLHCKTCDIKDPMQNIVWTTPEGGGGPNYSNM, from the coding sequence ATGCAGTACGACGTCGTGATCGTCGGTGGCGGCCCGGCCGGCCTGTCCGCGGCGATCCGTCTGAAGCAACTGGCAGCGGAACGCGACGTCGAACTGAGCGTTTGCGTGCTGGAAAAGGGCTCGGAGATCGGCGCGCATATTTTGTCCGGCGCGGTGATGGACCCGCGCGCGCTCACCGAACTGATTCCGGACTGGAAGGAGAAGGGCGCGCCGCTCACGGTGGCCGTGACCGAAGACCGGTTCCTGTTCCTGAGCGAAACGTCCTCGAAGCGCGTGCCGACGTGGGCGCTTCCGGACAACTTCAGGAACCACGGCAACTACGTGGTCAGTCTTGCGCAGGTCACGCGGTGGTTGGGGCAGCAGGCCGAGGCGCTGGGCGTCGAAATCTTTGCGGGCTTTCCGGCCGCCGAAGTGCTGTACAACGACGACGGTTCGGTGAAGGGCGTCGCGACCGGCAACTTGGGCGTCGGCAAGGACGGTCGGCCAAGCGAGAATTTTGAGGCGGGCATGGAACTGCACGCGAAATACACGTTGTTCTGCGAAGGCGCGCGCGGGCACCTGGGCCGTCGCCTGAATGAGCGGTTCAAGTTGCGCGATGGTGTCGATCCGCAGGTCTACGGTATCGGCATCAAGGAAGTGTGGGAGATCGATCCGGCCATGCACGAACCGGGGCTGGTGATACACACCGCGGGCTGGCCGCTCGACAACGACACATACGGCGGCTCGTTCCTCTATCACATGGATCAGAACCAGGTCGTGGTGGGCTTCGTGGTCGGGCTGGGCTATACGAATCCTTACTTGTCGCCGTTCGACGAGTTCCAGCGCTACAAGACGCATCCGGCGATCCGCGCGATGCTTGCGGGCGGCAAACGCCTGTCGTATGGCGCGCGGGCCATCACGGCGGGCGGCCTGATGTCGCTGCCGAAGCTGGTTTTTCCCGGCGGCGCGCTGGTCGGTGACAACGCGGGCTTTTTGAACGCATCGCGCATCAAGGGTTCGCACGCGGCGATCAAGACCGGCATGCTCGCCGCGCAAGCCGCGTTCGACGCATTGCAGGCCGGGCGCGTGGCCGACGAACTCACCGCGTATCCGGAGAGCTTCAGGACGTCGTGGCTGCATGACGAGCTGTACCGCGCGCGCAACTTCAAGCAGTGGATGAGCAAGGGCCTCGTCGTCGGCACGCTGATGGTCGGCATCGAGCAGAAACTGCTGCGGGGCAATGTGCCGTGGACGCTGCATCACCGGCATTCGGATCACGAGATGCTCAGGCCGGCTTCGCAGTGCAAGCCGATCGAATACGCTAAGCCGGATGGCAAGCTGACGTTCGATCGATTGTCGTCCGTGTTCATATCGAACACGAATCATGAAGAGAACCAGCCCGCGCATCTGACGTTGATCGATTCGACCGTGCCGATGAACGTGAACCGGCAGCTTTATGCGGGGCCTGAGTCGCGTTATTGTCCGGCCGGCGTGTATGAGTTCATGAAGAACGACGACGGCAGCGAACGCCTCGTGATCAACGCGCAGAACTGCTTGCATTGCAAGACATGCGATATTAAAGACCCGATGCAGAACATCGTATGGACCACGCCGGAGGGCGGAGGCGGGCCGAATTATTCGAATATGTGA